The Sphingosinithalassobacter sp. CS137 genome includes a region encoding these proteins:
- the lnt gene encoding apolipoprotein N-acyltransferase, giving the protein MLRRPLLTLLVAGMASATGFAPLSLWPVLLACLAVLLWLVFAAPTLRSALLRGWVFGVGHFTIGNNWIQHAFDYQDKMPPVLGYFAVVLLALYLAVYPAMAAGLAWKYGRRGTTSDAPYVLIFAAGWIVTEWLRATMFTGYSWNPLGVAWLPLLGIAQLAQLVGTYALSGVTILAAGALLLLVRRDWKLPAALAGVFALALVFLSPGAQPDYPADHPRVRVVQPNIGQEGVSDPDYAERVFAALIGLSGGPGPAPRLVVWPEGMVNYYIESGYPQQWYWQGSAEMVRRRIAALLGPRDRALVGGNALLFDEAGTVTGASNSVFVVTPDAQLAGRYDKAHLVPYGEYLPLRAFLGPLGLARLVMGDIDFIPGPGPQGLAVPGFGTVGMQICYEIIFSGQVVDPGNRPALLFNPSNDAWFGSWGPPQHLAQARMRALEEGLPILRATPTGISAVIDADGRLLASIAPGAADAVEVPLPRPHPPTLFARLGNWLALLVALLFAGGAIAIRRFAR; this is encoded by the coding sequence ATGCTTCGTCGCCCGCTCCTCACGCTCCTCGTGGCAGGCATGGCCTCCGCCACCGGCTTCGCGCCGCTCTCGCTCTGGCCGGTGCTGCTCGCCTGCCTTGCGGTGCTGCTCTGGCTGGTGTTCGCAGCGCCCACCCTCCGATCGGCGCTGCTGCGCGGCTGGGTGTTCGGCGTCGGCCATTTCACCATCGGCAACAACTGGATTCAGCACGCTTTCGACTATCAGGACAAGATGCCGCCCGTGCTTGGCTATTTCGCGGTCGTGCTGCTGGCGCTCTATCTCGCGGTCTATCCGGCGATGGCCGCGGGTCTCGCTTGGAAATACGGCCGCAGGGGAACCACTTCCGACGCGCCCTATGTGCTGATCTTCGCGGCTGGCTGGATCGTCACCGAGTGGCTGCGCGCGACGATGTTCACCGGCTACAGCTGGAATCCGCTCGGCGTCGCCTGGCTGCCGCTGCTCGGCATCGCCCAGCTCGCCCAGCTGGTCGGCACCTATGCGCTGTCGGGCGTGACGATCCTCGCCGCGGGTGCGCTCCTCCTGCTCGTGCGCCGCGACTGGAAGCTGCCCGCCGCACTCGCCGGCGTGTTCGCGCTGGCGCTCGTCTTCCTCTCGCCCGGCGCGCAGCCCGATTATCCGGCCGATCATCCGCGCGTGCGCGTCGTCCAGCCGAACATCGGCCAGGAAGGCGTCAGCGACCCCGACTATGCCGAGCGGGTGTTCGCAGCACTGATCGGTCTCAGCGGCGGCCCCGGGCCGGCGCCACGGCTGGTCGTCTGGCCGGAGGGGATGGTCAATTACTACATCGAAAGCGGCTATCCGCAGCAATGGTATTGGCAGGGCTCGGCCGAAATGGTCCGCCGCCGCATCGCCGCGCTGCTCGGCCCCCGCGACCGTGCGCTCGTCGGCGGCAACGCCCTTCTCTTCGACGAGGCCGGGACGGTCACCGGAGCCAGCAATTCGGTGTTCGTCGTCACGCCCGATGCGCAGCTCGCCGGCCGCTACGACAAGGCGCACCTCGTTCCCTATGGCGAGTATCTGCCGCTGCGCGCCTTCCTCGGCCCGCTCGGCCTTGCCCGGCTGGTGATGGGGGATATCGATTTCATTCCCGGCCCGGGGCCGCAGGGACTTGCGGTGCCGGGCTTCGGCACCGTCGGCATGCAGATCTGCTACGAGATCATCTTCTCGGGCCAGGTCGTCGATCCCGGCAACCGTCCCGCTCTGCTCTTCAATCCCTCAAACGATGCCTGGTTCGGCAGCTGGGGCCCGCCCCAGCATCTCGCCCAGGCGCGGATGCGCGCGCTCGAGGAAGGGCTGCCGATCCTGCGCGCCACGCCGACCGGCATTTCGGCGGTGATCGATGCCGATGGACGCCTTCTCGCGTCGATCGCGCCGGGCGCCGCCGACGCAGTCGAAGTGCCGCTGCCGCGCCCGCATCCGCCGACGCTGTTCGCCCGGCTCGGCAACTGGCTCGCCTTGCTCGTCGCCCTGCTGTTCGCGGGCGGGGCCATTGCCATCCGCCGGTTCGCTCGCTAG
- the trmB gene encoding tRNA (guanine(46)-N(7))-methyltransferase TrmB, with the protein MNDPATIRRLYGRRQGHKLRAGQSALVEELLPRVAVPESGPLDAPALFGDCRPLEFEIGFGGGEHLAGQAAARPDHGFIGCEPFLNGVVGALNHIRDAALDNVRLHMGDALEVLERLPDASLERLYLLHPDPWPKARHAKRRMVNHGPLDLIAAKLKPGAEFRLGTDDPTYCRWSMMVMNQRRDFEWQAATAQDFLTRPTDWPETRYERKARRKGHEVWYFRYRRS; encoded by the coding sequence ATGAACGATCCCGCCACCATCCGCCGTCTCTATGGCCGCCGCCAGGGGCACAAGCTTCGCGCCGGCCAATCCGCCCTCGTCGAGGAACTGCTGCCGCGCGTGGCGGTGCCCGAATCCGGGCCGCTCGACGCGCCGGCGCTGTTCGGTGACTGCCGCCCGCTCGAGTTCGAAATCGGCTTCGGCGGCGGCGAACACCTCGCCGGTCAGGCCGCCGCCCGCCCGGATCATGGCTTCATCGGCTGCGAGCCCTTCCTCAACGGCGTGGTCGGGGCGCTCAACCACATCCGTGACGCCGCGCTGGACAATGTCCGCCTGCACATGGGCGACGCGCTCGAGGTGCTCGAGCGTCTTCCCGACGCCAGCCTGGAGCGGCTCTACCTGCTCCATCCCGATCCCTGGCCCAAGGCGCGCCACGCCAAGCGCCGCATGGTGAACCACGGCCCACTCGATCTGATCGCGGCGAAGCTGAAGCCGGGCGCCGAATTCCGGCTCGGCACCGACGATCCCACCTATTGCCGCTGGTCGATGATGGTGATGAACCAGCGCCGCGACTTCGAATGGCAGGCCGCGACCGCGCAGGATTTCCTCACGCGCCCCACCGACTGGCCCGAAACCCGCTACGAACGGAAGGCCCGCCGCAAGGGCCACGAGGTCTGGTACTTCCGCTACCGGCGAAGCTAG
- the ybeY gene encoding rRNA maturation RNase YbeY: MLDVAAQHEAPWPDRDWDALAARAATAALAETPFAEWPKLPTLIEVSVRLTTDAEVHALNRDYRGKDKPTNVLSFPMVQQDLLQTVTLNSDDGEVLLGDIVLAHGVCAAEAAEKSIAIEDHATHLIVHGMLHLLGYDHEQGTAEAEAMEAMERAALRDMGLHDPYPMHED; encoded by the coding sequence ATGCTCGACGTTGCTGCCCAGCATGAAGCGCCATGGCCCGACCGCGACTGGGATGCACTCGCCGCGCGCGCCGCCACTGCCGCGCTTGCCGAGACGCCCTTCGCGGAGTGGCCGAAACTGCCGACGCTGATTGAGGTTTCGGTACGCCTGACCACCGACGCTGAAGTCCATGCGCTCAACCGCGACTATCGCGGGAAGGACAAGCCCACCAACGTGCTGTCCTTTCCAATGGTCCAGCAGGATCTGCTGCAGACGGTGACGCTGAACAGCGATGACGGCGAGGTGCTGCTGGGCGACATCGTCCTCGCCCACGGCGTCTGCGCGGCGGAAGCGGCCGAGAAATCCATCGCGATCGAGGATCATGCGACGCACCTGATTGTCCACGGCATGCTGCATCTGCTAGGCTATGATCACGAACAGGGGACTGCCGAGGCCGAGGCGATGGAAGCGATGGAACGTGCCGCGCTCAGGGACATGGGCCTGCACGACCCTTATCCGATGCACGAGGACTGA
- the metK gene encoding methionine adenosyltransferase: protein MRSDFLFTSESVSEGHPDKVSDQISDAIVDLFLSKDPEARVACETLTTTQFVALAGEIRCKGVYENGDWAPGALDEIEKTVRDTVKRIGYEQEGFHWKTLTFENRLHGQSAHIAQGVDASGNKDEGAGDQGIMFGYAIDDTPELMPATLYYSHKILERMAADRHSGAAPFLEPDAKSQVTLRYSNGKPVACTAIVVSTQHAEGYDAGDKEAELKAYVKKVVADVIPAELLSDATDYHINPTGSFVIGGPDGDAGLTGRKIIVDTYGGAAPHGGGAFSGKDPTKVDRSAAYITRYLAKNIVAAGLAKRCTIQLAYAIGVSRPLSLYVDTHGTGTVGDDRIEQALGKIEKLGGLTPRAIRTHLGLNKPIYAKTAAYGHFGRAAEGDFFPWEKTDLVEDLKAALA from the coding sequence ATGCGTTCCGACTTTCTCTTCACGTCCGAATCGGTGTCCGAGGGTCATCCCGACAAGGTTTCCGACCAGATCTCCGACGCCATTGTCGATCTGTTCCTGTCGAAGGACCCCGAAGCGCGCGTCGCCTGCGAAACGCTGACCACGACTCAGTTCGTCGCGCTTGCCGGCGAGATCCGCTGCAAGGGCGTGTACGAGAATGGCGACTGGGCTCCGGGCGCGCTTGACGAAATCGAGAAGACGGTGCGCGATACCGTGAAGCGCATCGGCTATGAGCAGGAAGGCTTCCACTGGAAGACGCTCACCTTCGAGAACCGTCTGCACGGCCAGTCGGCCCACATCGCGCAGGGCGTCGACGCCAGCGGCAACAAGGACGAAGGCGCCGGCGACCAGGGCATCATGTTCGGCTATGCGATCGACGACACGCCCGAGCTGATGCCGGCGACGCTCTATTACAGCCACAAGATCCTCGAGCGCATGGCCGCCGACCGCCACTCGGGCGCGGCCCCGTTCCTTGAGCCCGACGCCAAGAGCCAGGTCACGCTCCGCTATTCGAACGGCAAGCCGGTCGCCTGCACCGCGATCGTCGTGTCGACCCAGCACGCAGAAGGCTATGACGCGGGCGACAAGGAAGCCGAGCTCAAGGCCTATGTGAAGAAGGTCGTCGCCGACGTAATCCCGGCCGAGCTGCTGTCGGACGCGACCGACTATCACATCAACCCCACCGGCAGCTTCGTGATCGGCGGACCGGACGGCGACGCCGGCCTCACCGGGCGCAAGATCATCGTCGACACCTATGGCGGCGCGGCCCCGCATGGCGGCGGCGCGTTCAGCGGCAAGGATCCGACCAAGGTCGATCGCTCGGCGGCGTACATCACGCGCTATCTCGCCAAGAACATCGTCGCTGCCGGCCTTGCCAAGCGCTGCACGATCCAGCTCGCCTATGCGATCGGCGTCTCCAGGCCGTTGTCGCTCTATGTCGATACGCACGGCACCGGCACCGTGGGCGACGACAGGATCGAACAGGCGCTCGGCAAGATCGAGAAGCTGGGCGGCCTCACCCCGCGCGCGATCCGCACCCATCTCGGCCTCAACAAGCCGATCTATGCGAAAACCGCCGCCTATGGCCATTTCGGCCGCGCCGCCGAGGGCGATTTCTTCCCTTGGGAGAAGACCGATCTGGTCGAGGATCTGAAGGCGGCGCTCGCCTGA
- a CDS encoding PQQ-dependent sugar dehydrogenase: protein MRKSFLIVLAIFVALVAAVWFWISRPDVARLSVDAVSGRQPEITPPRPEDFPTMEIAEAVGWPDGASPRAAEGLAVAPFASGLDHPRWLHRLPNGDVLVAETNSPPREGGGITGLVMGWMMDRAGAGVPSANRITLLRDTDGDGAADARSPLLTAEQGLNSPFGMALLGDWLYIANTDALVRYPFRVGQTRITAAPEKVVDLPGGGNHWTRDVVAAPDGRSLFVSIGSASNIAENGLEAEEGRARVIQVNPETGSSRLYAWGLRNPVGMAFEPVTQRLWAVVNERDMMGSDMPPDYLTQVDFGAFYGWPWSYWGGYEDKRVRPGRPDLLEYTKRPDYALGAHTAPLGLAFSGETRLGDRFAQGAFVGLHGSWNRVPPSGYKVVFVPFGDNGFPVPGAKPVDVLTGFLNAEGEAQGRPVGVAADSGGALLVADDVGNVIWRVSAAPR, encoded by the coding sequence ATGCGCAAGTCCTTCCTGATCGTTCTCGCTATCTTCGTCGCGCTCGTTGCCGCGGTCTGGTTCTGGATCAGCCGTCCGGACGTGGCGCGGCTTTCCGTCGATGCGGTGAGCGGACGCCAGCCGGAAATCACGCCGCCGCGGCCCGAGGATTTCCCGACGATGGAGATCGCCGAGGCGGTCGGCTGGCCCGATGGTGCGTCGCCACGGGCCGCCGAGGGGCTTGCGGTCGCGCCGTTCGCGAGCGGCCTCGATCATCCGCGCTGGCTGCATCGTCTCCCCAACGGCGACGTGCTGGTCGCCGAAACCAATTCGCCTCCGCGCGAAGGCGGCGGCATCACCGGCCTGGTGATGGGGTGGATGATGGACCGGGCAGGCGCCGGCGTCCCTTCGGCAAACCGCATCACGCTGCTGCGCGATACCGACGGCGACGGCGCCGCGGATGCGCGATCGCCGCTGCTGACGGCGGAACAGGGGCTGAACTCGCCGTTCGGAATGGCGCTGCTCGGCGACTGGCTCTACATCGCCAACACCGATGCGCTCGTGCGCTACCCCTTCCGCGTCGGCCAGACACGGATCACCGCCGCCCCCGAAAAGGTCGTCGATCTGCCCGGCGGCGGCAACCACTGGACCCGCGACGTCGTCGCTGCTCCCGATGGCCGATCGCTCTTCGTCAGCATCGGCTCGGCCTCGAACATCGCCGAGAATGGCCTGGAGGCGGAGGAGGGCCGCGCCCGCGTCATCCAGGTGAATCCCGAGACCGGCAGCTCGCGCCTCTATGCCTGGGGGCTGCGCAATCCGGTCGGCATGGCGTTCGAGCCGGTGACGCAACGGCTGTGGGCCGTGGTCAACGAGCGCGACATGATGGGATCGGACATGCCGCCCGATTATCTGACGCAAGTTGATTTCGGCGCCTTCTACGGTTGGCCCTGGAGCTATTGGGGCGGCTATGAGGACAAGCGCGTCCGTCCCGGCCGGCCCGACCTGCTCGAATATACCAAGCGCCCGGACTATGCATTGGGGGCGCACACGGCGCCGCTCGGCCTCGCCTTTTCCGGCGAGACTCGCTTGGGCGATCGCTTCGCCCAAGGCGCCTTCGTCGGGCTGCACGGCTCGTGGAACCGTGTCCCGCCGTCGGGCTACAAGGTCGTTTTCGTGCCGTTCGGCGACAATGGCTTCCCCGTTCCCGGCGCAAAGCCGGTCGACGTGCTCACCGGATTTCTCAACGCGGAGGGCGAGGCGCAGGGGCGCCCCGTCGGGGTCGCCGCGGACAGCGGCGGCGCGCTCCTGGTGGCGGATGACGTCGGCAACGTCATCTGGCGGGTCAGCGCCGCGCCGCGCTGA
- a CDS encoding PhoH family protein yields MSRKPVPARSGERSRVEVTFDKPQLLPQLFGEYDSNILALEERLGVYIHARGQRVVIEGSAEAVGHAREVLQELHGRVMRGEEIDTGLIDAVIAMASEPTLTGIISAETGAPPPSIMIRTRKKTIVPRSVTQTRYMHALVSNDIIFALGPAGTGKTYLAVAQAVAQLITGSVQRLILSRPAVEAGERIGFLPGDMKEKVDPYLRPLYDALYDCLPAEQVERRIASGEIEIAPIAFMRGRTLADAFVILDEAQNTTPMQMKMFLTRFGQNSRMVVCGDPNQTDLPGGPRASGLNDAVTRLDGIEGMEMVRFTAADVVRHPIVGRIVDAYEGGD; encoded by the coding sequence ATGAGTCGCAAGCCCGTCCCCGCCCGGTCCGGCGAACGCAGCCGGGTCGAGGTGACGTTCGACAAGCCGCAGCTCCTGCCCCAGCTCTTCGGCGAATATGACAGCAATATTCTGGCGCTCGAGGAGCGGCTCGGCGTCTATATCCACGCCCGCGGCCAGCGCGTGGTGATCGAAGGCTCGGCGGAAGCGGTCGGCCATGCCCGCGAGGTTTTGCAGGAACTCCACGGCCGCGTCATGCGCGGCGAGGAGATCGACACCGGGCTGATCGATGCCGTCATCGCCATGGCGTCCGAGCCGACGCTCACCGGCATCATCTCGGCGGAAACCGGCGCGCCGCCCCCGTCGATCATGATCCGCACCCGCAAGAAGACGATCGTTCCCCGCTCGGTCACCCAGACGCGCTACATGCATGCGCTCGTCTCGAACGACATCATCTTCGCGCTCGGACCGGCCGGCACCGGCAAGACCTATCTCGCGGTCGCGCAGGCGGTGGCGCAGCTCATCACCGGCAGCGTCCAGCGGCTCATCCTCTCGCGCCCTGCGGTGGAGGCGGGCGAGCGGATCGGCTTTCTGCCTGGCGACATGAAGGAGAAGGTCGATCCCTATCTGCGCCCGCTCTACGACGCGCTCTACGACTGCCTTCCCGCCGAGCAGGTCGAGCGGCGCATCGCCTCGGGCGAGATCGAGATCGCGCCGATCGCCTTCATGCGCGGCCGCACGCTGGCCGACGCCTTCGTCATCCTCGACGAGGCGCAGAATACCACGCCGATGCAGATGAAGATGTTCCTCACCCGCTTCGGCCAGAACAGCCGGATGGTGGTCTGCGGCGATCCGAACCAGACCGACCTTCCCGGCGGTCCGCGCGCCTCGGGCCTGAACGACGCCGTCACGCGGCTGGACGGGATCGAGGGCATGGAGATGGTCCGCTTCACCGCCGCCGACGTCGTCCGTCATCCGATCGTCGGCCGTATCGTCGATGCCTATGAAGGCGGGGATTGA
- a CDS encoding EAL domain-containing protein has product MAFQPIVDIETDTVFAYEALVRGADGASAATLLGELTEDTRYAFDQACRKAAIEQAVKAGILDTPARLSINFLPNAVYSPVACIQLTLRTARATGFPTERLMFEFTENQQLDVAHVGGIIAAYREMGFTTALDDFGAGHAGLGLLARFTPDLIKLDMELVRGIESSLPRRLIVEGVLRMAHGMGVTVIAEGIETAAEAATLRGLGVRYLQGYHFGRPAIGALPLIEQRSVRRAALR; this is encoded by the coding sequence ATGGCCTTTCAGCCGATCGTAGATATCGAGACCGACACGGTCTTCGCCTATGAGGCGCTGGTGCGCGGAGCGGACGGCGCATCCGCGGCCACGCTGCTCGGGGAGCTTACCGAGGATACGCGCTACGCCTTCGACCAGGCGTGCCGCAAGGCCGCGATCGAACAGGCGGTGAAGGCCGGCATCCTGGACACGCCGGCCCGGCTCTCGATCAATTTCCTGCCCAATGCAGTCTATTCGCCGGTTGCCTGTATCCAGCTCACGCTGCGCACCGCGCGGGCGACGGGTTTCCCGACCGAACGGCTGATGTTCGAATTCACCGAGAATCAGCAGCTCGACGTGGCGCATGTCGGCGGCATCATCGCTGCCTATCGCGAGATGGGATTCACCACTGCGCTCGACGATTTCGGCGCGGGCCATGCCGGGCTCGGGCTGCTCGCGCGATTCACGCCGGACCTGATCAAGCTCGATATGGAGCTGGTGCGCGGCATCGAATCCAGCCTGCCCCGCCGACTGATCGTCGAAGGCGTGTTGCGCATGGCCCACGGCATGGGCGTCACGGTAATCGCCGAAGGCATCGAGACCGCGGCCGAAGCGGCAACGCTGCGCGGCCTCGGCGTCCGTTATCTCCAGGGCTATCATTTCGGCCGGCCCGCGATCGGCGCGCTGCCGCTGATCGAACAGCGTTCCGTGCGCCGCGCCGCGCTGCGCTGA
- a CDS encoding pseudouridine synthase, with amino-acid sequence MPRLILFNKPYGVLSQFSGGPEDVARATLAAWIDVPGVYPAGRLDKDSEGLLLLTDDGRLQARIAEPRHKMPKTYLAQVEGVPGADALDQLRRGVTLNDGVTRPAEAAVIEPPPLWERDPPIRYRKNVPDSWIALTITEGRNRQVRRMTAAVGHPTLRLVRWRVGDWTVEGLAPGEWRDAG; translated from the coding sequence ATGCCGCGGCTGATCCTGTTCAACAAGCCCTATGGCGTGCTCTCGCAGTTCAGCGGCGGCCCGGAGGACGTGGCGCGGGCGACGCTGGCGGCGTGGATCGACGTGCCCGGCGTTTATCCGGCCGGACGGCTCGACAAGGACAGCGAGGGGCTGCTGCTGCTCACCGACGACGGGCGGTTGCAGGCGCGGATCGCCGAGCCGCGGCACAAGATGCCCAAGACCTATCTGGCGCAGGTGGAGGGCGTGCCCGGTGCGGACGCGCTCGATCAACTGCGCCGGGGCGTGACGCTGAATGACGGCGTGACTCGCCCGGCGGAAGCGGCGGTGATCGAGCCGCCGCCGCTGTGGGAGCGCGATCCGCCGATCCGCTATCGCAAGAACGTGCCCGACAGCTGGATCGCGCTCACCATCACCGAAGGGCGCAATCGCCAGGTGCGGCGGATGACCGCGGCGGTGGGCCATCCGACGTTGCGGCTGGTGCGCTGGCGGGTGGGCGACTGGACGGTCGAGGGGCTCGCGCCGGGGGAGTGGCGCGACGCGGGCTAG
- a CDS encoding EAL domain-containing protein: protein MLDRLARPHPVFAADVVTFQPIVDAETAQPFAYQALTRRPVADPAAAVAVLRSAVAAGLAESGALLAIPLALDAPARTLLAALLREAFAQRLPAHRLVILVSADEYGTPGAAARLVGACGEQGLAVAFTDFSAGPVGVQLLARHTPHFVALDPALVRNLETSAARRLVVAGVLRLVRRTGAPLVAPAIRTAAELATLHGLGLRLVQGDWIAPATATLAMPRSAAEADIVQAPLRRQHAVLARRELPATHRRLQHHQRPARAPAQLAVAEELAILA from the coding sequence ATGCTCGACCGTCTCGCCCGCCCCCACCCCGTATTCGCCGCCGATGTCGTCACCTTCCAGCCGATCGTCGATGCCGAGACGGCGCAGCCCTTCGCCTATCAGGCGCTGACTCGCCGCCCCGTCGCCGATCCCGCGGCGGCCGTCGCAGTCCTTCGCAGCGCAGTGGCGGCTGGGCTGGCGGAAAGCGGTGCGCTGCTCGCCATTCCGCTCGCGCTCGACGCGCCCGCCCGCACGCTCCTCGCGGCGTTGTTGCGCGAGGCGTTCGCGCAGCGCCTCCCGGCGCACCGGCTCGTCATCCTCGTCAGTGCCGACGAATATGGCACTCCCGGCGCCGCGGCGCGGCTCGTGGGGGCGTGCGGCGAACAGGGGCTCGCGGTCGCCTTCACCGATTTCTCCGCCGGGCCGGTCGGCGTACAGCTGCTCGCACGTCACACGCCGCACTTCGTCGCGCTCGATCCGGCGCTCGTCCGCAATCTCGAGACAAGCGCCGCGCGCCGCCTCGTCGTCGCCGGCGTGCTGCGGCTCGTCCGGCGCACCGGCGCACCGCTGGTCGCGCCTGCGATTCGCACCGCCGCCGAACTCGCCACGCTGCACGGCCTCGGCCTGCGCCTAGTGCAGGGCGACTGGATCGCCCCCGCCACTGCCACGCTCGCCATGCCCCGCTCGGCAGCCGAAGCGGACATCGTCCAGGCGCCGCTTCGCCGCCAGCATGCGGTGCTCGCACGCCGCGAGCTCCCGGCCACGCACCGCCGCCTTCAGCACCACCAGCGCCCCGCCCGCGCCCCGGCGCAGCTCGCAGTCGCCGAGGAGCTTGCGATACTCGCCTGA
- a CDS encoding polyhydroxyalkanoic acid system family protein: MPEPITVEIPHGLGRDAAKERIDKGIGKLADMFPGGGTVEHRWEGDTMAFTVEAMGQRIACRLDVEEDKVRAQIDLPSFLALFAEKIRAKLTREGPKLLE, encoded by the coding sequence ATGCCCGAGCCGATCACCGTCGAGATTCCCCATGGCCTCGGCCGCGACGCGGCGAAGGAACGGATCGACAAGGGGATCGGCAAGCTGGCCGACATGTTCCCGGGCGGCGGAACGGTGGAACATCGCTGGGAAGGCGACACCATGGCCTTCACCGTGGAGGCCATGGGTCAGCGCATTGCGTGCCGCCTCGACGTGGAGGAAGACAAGGTGCGCGCGCAGATCGATCTGCCGTCGTTCCTCGCACTGTTCGCCGAGAAGATCCGCGCCAAGCTCACGCGCGAAGGGCCCAAATTGCTCGAATGA
- a CDS encoding hemolysin family protein — MAEGPSSTGNGDSSSDSGGIWRGLRTLLFGDEQAETLRDRIEEAIAEHEREAGLPQAGDLAPIERQMLRNLLHFGERDAGDVGVPRADIIAIEESTPFAELVAIFAEAGHSRLPVYREKLDTVVGMIHVKDVFAILATGAEPPASLSGLLRQPLYVPQSMGALDLLAQMRLRRTHLAIVLDEYSGTEGLITIEDLIEEIVGEIEDEHDEAPQALLVPLDDGIWEADARAELEDVAEAIDARLADVEEDVETLGGLAFVLAGHVPQQGECLEHDSGWTLEILDADTRRVSRLRLHPPSEAEATD, encoded by the coding sequence ATGGCCGAAGGCCCCAGTAGTACCGGAAACGGCGACAGTAGCTCCGACAGCGGCGGAATATGGCGCGGGCTTCGTACCCTGCTGTTCGGCGACGAACAGGCCGAAACATTGCGGGATCGCATCGAGGAGGCGATCGCCGAGCATGAGCGCGAGGCGGGTCTCCCCCAGGCCGGGGATCTCGCGCCGATCGAGCGGCAGATGCTGCGCAATCTGCTTCATTTCGGCGAACGCGACGCCGGTGACGTGGGCGTGCCGCGCGCCGACATCATCGCCATCGAGGAATCGACTCCCTTTGCCGAGCTGGTCGCGATCTTCGCCGAGGCAGGGCACAGCCGCCTGCCGGTCTATCGCGAGAAGCTCGATACCGTCGTCGGCATGATCCACGTGAAGGACGTGTTCGCGATCCTCGCGACCGGCGCCGAGCCGCCGGCGTCGCTCTCCGGGCTTCTGCGCCAGCCGCTCTATGTCCCCCAGTCGATGGGCGCGCTCGATCTGCTCGCGCAGATGCGGCTGCGGCGGACGCACCTTGCGATCGTGCTCGACGAATATTCGGGCACCGAGGGCCTCATCACGATCGAAGATCTGATCGAGGAGATCGTCGGCGAGATCGAGGACGAGCATGATGAGGCGCCGCAGGCGCTGCTGGTGCCGCTCGACGATGGCATCTGGGAAGCCGACGCTCGTGCCGAGCTCGAGGACGTGGCGGAGGCGATCGACGCGCGGCTCGCCGATGTGGAAGAGGATGTCGAGACGCTCGGCGGCCTCGCCTTCGTCCTCGCCGGCCATGTGCCGCAGCAGGGCGAATGCCTCGAGCATGACAGCGGCTGGACGCTCGAGATTCTCGATGCCGACACACGCCGGGTAAGCCGCCTGCGCCTCCACCCGCCCAGCGAAGCCGAAGCGACCGACTGA